From Nicotiana tabacum cultivar K326 chromosome 22, ASM71507v2, whole genome shotgun sequence, one genomic window encodes:
- the LOC107766087 gene encoding large ribosomal subunit protein uL16-like — protein sequence MGRRPARCYRQIKNKPYPKSRFCRGVPDPKIRIYDVGMKKKGVDEFPFCVHLVSWEKENVSSEALEAARIACNKYMTKSAGKDAFHLRVRVHPFHVLRINKMLSCAGADRLQTGMRGAFGKPQGVCARVAIGQVLLSVRCKDGNSSHAQEALRRAKFKFPGRQKIIVSRKWGFTKFSRTDYLKYKSENRIVPDGVNAKLLGCHGRLAARQPGRAFLEAV from the exons ATGGGGAGAA GACCTGCAAGGTGTTACCGCCAGATTAAGAACAAGCCTTACCCAAAATCACGGTTTTGCCGTGGTGTCCCTGATCCAAAGATCAGGATCTATGATGTTGGCATGAAGAAAAAGggagttgatgagtttcctttCTGTGTACACTTGGTCAGTTGGGAGAAGGAGAATGTCTCAAGTGAGGCACTTGAAGCTGCCCGTATTGCTTGCAACAAGTACATgaccaagtctgctgggaaggATGCCTTTCACCTTAGGGTCAGGGTCCATCCTTTCCATGTTTTGCGTATTAATAAGATGTTGTCATGTGCTGGAGCGGATAGGCTCCAAACTGGCATGAGGGGAGCTTTTGGTAAGCCACAGGGTGTTTGTGCTCGTGTTGCAATTGGTCAGGTTCTTTTATCTGTTCGTTGCAAAGATGGAAACAGTAGCCATGCACAAGAGGCTCTACGTCGTGCAAAGTTTAAGTTTCCTGGCCGACAAAAGATCATTGTCAGCAGAAAGTG GGGTTTTACCAAGTTTAGCCGTACTGATTATCTGAAATACAAGTCAGAGAACCGTATTGTTCCAGATGGTGTCAATGCAAAG